A window of Equus caballus isolate H_3958 breed thoroughbred chromosome 10, TB-T2T, whole genome shotgun sequence contains these coding sequences:
- the RIPPLY2 gene encoding protein ripply2 codes for METAERWGLGASEGARRRRLLPADPAASGSAGFWRPWVDARAEEEEEEAPHHAAEAMPGSPGMPEASGKLFRYRHPVRLFWPKSKCYDYLYQEAEALLKNFPIQATISFYEDSDSEDEIEELICEN; via the exons ATGGAGACCGCCGAGCGCTGGGGGCTCGGAGCCAGCgagggcgcgcgccgccgccgcctgctGCCCGCGGACCCGGCGGCCTCCGG ATCCGCAGGCTTCTGGAGACCGTGGGTTGACGCCCgagccgaggaggaggaggaggaggcgccGCACCACGCCGCCGAGGCG ATGCCAGGTAGCCCCGGAATGCCAGAAGCCTCAGGAAAGCTTTTCCGATACAGGCACCCAGTCAG ACTATTTTGGCCAAAGTCAAAGTGTTATGATTACTTATATCAAGAAGCAGAAGCTCTTCTGAAAAATTTTCCAATTCAAGCCACAATTTCATTTTATGAAGATTCTGATAGTGAAGATGAAATTGAGGAGCTGATCTGTGAAAATTAA